The genome window ATATTGAGCATCGCGAGCACCCGCCAATCGGTCAGCCCGAGGCCGAAGTCGCGCCGGTAGATTGCCGAGGTCTGCCGCCCCCAGGCGCTGGCCACGGCATTCAGCAGAAAGGGCGCGTAGTAGTCGATGTCGAGAATCTCGGCGCCTTCCCGGTTGCGGGTCGGCGGATGAAATCTCTCGTCCTGCGCGGTGATCTGATCGGCTCGTGTCATGCGGCTGGCCCTTTCAAGCGCTCACCGATATCCGGGTTCGGGCGCGTTGTCACGAGGGGCACGGCCCGGTTCAGAACTGCTCCTCGGGGATATGCACGACGAGGCCGTCGAGCGCTTCGGTCAGACGGAGTTGGCAGGAGAGGCGCGAGCTGTCCTTCATTTCAGCCATGGCGCAATCGAGCATGTCTTCCTCGCTTTCCGAGCGTGTATCGGTCTTTCCGGTCCAGGCGTCGTCGACATAGACGTGGCAGGTGGCGCAGGCCATGGAGCCGCCGCACTCGGCCACGATGCCGGGCACGCCCGCGCCGATTGCGAGCTGCATCACGCTGTCGCCGGGCTTGCCTTCGAGGGTCTGCTCGCTGCCGTCGGGTTGCCTGTAGGTCACTTTAACCATGGGATGTCCTTTAATTCGGGATGAGTTTCAGCGGCAGCCGGTCGAGGGCGCGGATCGCGTTGTTGGGGCGCCAACGGGCCGGGCCGGCGGGTTCGATGCGGTCGACCTTCTCGGCCATGACCGACAGAAGGGCTTCGAGTTCGCCCCGGGCGATGTTCTGGCCGACGCAGCCGTGGATGCCCGCGCCGAAGGCCATGTGGCCGACCGGGCGGCGGTCGATCCGGAAGGCCTCCGGGTCGCCCCATTTCTCGGGGTCCATGTTGGCGGCGCCGAGCACGCAGAGCACCTTGGCGCTCTCGGGCACGGGATGGCCGGCGATTTCGGTGTCGAGGTTGGCGGTCCGCAGGAAGGTGTGCACCGGCGAGGTGATGCGCAGCACCTCCTCAAAGGCCGGGCGGGCGAGCGAGGGGTCGGCCTTCAGCGCCTCCCATTGGTCGGGGTTCTGCGAGAAGCACCAGAGCGCGTTGCCGATGCCGGTCACGGTCGTGTCGACCCCGGCGGAGAGGAAGCTGCGCACCAGCATGGCGGCTTCGTCCGGCGTGATCTCGCCCTCGTCGGCGGCACCGTAGACCAGCGCGCCAAGCCCGTCGTCGGTGAGGCGATCACGGGCACAGGCGGCGTTGATCCATGCGGCGACTTCGGGCGCGCGGGCCATGGCGGCGCGGCGCAGGGCGTTGTCGGGGCCCACCGCGTTGAAGACGATGGCCCCGTAATCCACCAGATGGCGCGGGTTCACATCGCGCATCCCCACGGCGCGGGGAAAGACGCGGGTGGGGAAGGCCTCGGCAATCTCCACCACGCCCTCGACCTCGGAGCGCTCCAGCAGAGCGTCCACCACCTCCTCGGCGGCGGCCCGGAAATCGTCCATCAGGGTGCGCACCACCTTGGGCGAGAGCGCCTTGGACATGACCCGCCGGGTCTTGGTGTGATCGGGCGGGTCGGCCTCGAGGATGATCGAGGGCGGGCGCCAGGGCTTCTCGAGTTTGAAATCGTTGAAGCCGATGCCCCGGGAGGAGACAAAGTTCTCGTGGTCCGAGAAGGTCTGCCGGGTTTCCTCGTAGCGCCCGACTGCGAGCACGTTGTAGCGCGGAATGAACGCGACCGGCCCGGCCTCGCGCAGGGCGGCATACCAGCTGAAGGGGTCGGCCAGAACGGTCTCGTCGTAGGGATCGACGTCGAGCACCGGAATGGAGGCATCGGGGGTGAGCGGGGCGTGGCCCTCGATCAGGGTCATGGTGGTTT of Oceanicola sp. 502str15 contains these proteins:
- a CDS encoding cytochrome P450, producing the protein MTGKETTMTLIEGHAPLTPDASIPVLDVDPYDETVLADPFSWYAALREAGPVAFIPRYNVLAVGRYEETRQTFSDHENFVSSRGIGFNDFKLEKPWRPPSIILEADPPDHTKTRRVMSKALSPKVVRTLMDDFRAAAEEVVDALLERSEVEGVVEIAEAFPTRVFPRAVGMRDVNPRHLVDYGAIVFNAVGPDNALRRAAMARAPEVAAWINAACARDRLTDDGLGALVYGAADEGEITPDEAAMLVRSFLSAGVDTTVTGIGNALWCFSQNPDQWEALKADPSLARPAFEEVLRITSPVHTFLRTANLDTEIAGHPVPESAKVLCVLGAANMDPEKWGDPEAFRIDRRPVGHMAFGAGIHGCVGQNIARGELEALLSVMAEKVDRIEPAGPARWRPNNAIRALDRLPLKLIPN
- a CDS encoding 2Fe-2S iron-sulfur cluster-binding protein, which produces MVKVTYRQPDGSEQTLEGKPGDSVMQLAIGAGVPGIVAECGGSMACATCHVYVDDAWTGKTDTRSESEEDMLDCAMAEMKDSSRLSCQLRLTEALDGLVVHIPEEQF